The DNA sequence AAATTTTAAAAATGTTGATATTTTAATTGTTAACGGAGGGATAAGCCAAAGGTCTTCTGTTTTAGAAACTCCTTTATCGCTTGACCGCAAGCTTATGGAAATAAATTATTTTGGAGGGATTTCCATGACAAAGGCTTTACTGCCAATAATGATAAAAAACGGAGGAGGACATATTATTGCAACAAGTAGTATTTCAGGTAAATTTGGTTTTTATTTACGCTCAGCTTATTCTGCTTCCAAACATGCAATTCATGGATTTTACGAAACTGTGAGAGTTGAATTGGGAGATAAAAATATTAAAGTTACTATTGTTTGTCCCGGGCGTGTACAAACGAATATTTCTAAGCATGCACTTGATAAAGATGGGAAAGAACATGGTAAAATGGATGAGGGACAAGCAACAGGAATAAGTCCTCAAAAGTGTGCTGTACAAATCATTAGTGCGATGCAAAAAAATAAAAAAGAAGTTTTAATAGGGGGTAAAGAGTTACTCATGGTACACATGAAAAGATTTTTACCGGGATTATTTTATAAAATAGTTTCAAAACTAAAAGCAACTTAGTAACTTGCACCTTTTTATAATCAGTTTTTAATAGCATTAGAGTAACTATTATTGAAATTTTTAATATGGATATAAATATTAGCGGAATTCAGCAAGTAGGTATTGGCGTTGAAAATGTAAAAGAAGCATGGAAATGGTATCGTCAAAATTTGGGAATGGATATAAAAATATTTGAAGATGCTTCCGTTGCTGAAATTATGTTACCTTATACAGGAGGAAAACCTCGAGAAAGATACGCAGTACTTGCACTAAAT is a window from the Bacteroidota bacterium genome containing:
- a CDS encoding SDR family oxidoreductase, with product MEVKNKIVWITGASSGIGEQLAYEFAKLKAKVIISSHEKNELSKVKEKCNTLGAECEVIVFDLGKPKEVTDATNKVIKNFKNVDILIVNGGISQRSSVLETPLSLDRKLMEINYFGGISMTKALLPIMIKNGGGHIIATSSISGKFGFYLRSAYSASKHAIHGFYETVRVELGDKNIKVTIVCPGRVQTNISKHALDKDGKEHGKMDEGQATGISPQKCAVQIISAMQKNKKEVLIGGKELLMVHMKRFLPGLFYKIVSKLKAT